From one Mycobacterium colombiense CECT 3035 genomic stretch:
- a CDS encoding glycosyltransferase — protein sequence MRFALASYGTRGDIEPSVVVGRELQRRGHDVCIAVPPDLVGFAQSAGLSAIPYGAETNAWMDAFRKFSTTLFSRFWRVRDISRSGREIKEVTNQSWAQMSGTLKSLAEGADLVLAGQTYQEIAANVAEYHGLPLVTLHHVPMRPNGQVVAILPAPASRFAVRVFDWLTWRLSKKLEDAQRSDLGLPKTTSSSPRRIAALRALEIQAYDEVAFPGLAAEWARWKDQRPFVGALTMELATSADDEVASWIAAGTPPIFFGFGSMPVESPSDTVEMISGACAQLGERALICAGWSDFDNVPHSDHVKMVAAVNYASIFPLCRAAVHHGGSGTTAASLRAGIPTLVLSVDGNQIIWGAQVKRRLKVGTHRRLSAATRASLVADLRRILAPEYASRARELAARMTTPAESVAKAADLTENFAGSRRSAR from the coding sequence ATGAGATTTGCGCTGGCTAGCTATGGAACTCGAGGCGATATCGAGCCGTCTGTCGTTGTTGGCCGCGAACTGCAGCGCAGAGGGCATGACGTGTGCATCGCCGTCCCGCCCGACCTGGTCGGCTTCGCGCAATCGGCCGGCCTCTCCGCGATCCCCTACGGAGCCGAGACGAACGCTTGGATGGATGCGTTCCGCAAATTCAGCACGACCCTGTTCAGCAGGTTTTGGAGAGTTCGGGACATATCGCGGTCGGGGCGCGAAATCAAGGAGGTCACCAACCAGTCTTGGGCACAGATGAGCGGGACACTGAAGTCGCTGGCGGAGGGAGCCGACCTGGTGCTCGCCGGGCAGACCTACCAGGAGATCGCCGCCAATGTGGCGGAATATCACGGTCTTCCGTTGGTCACGCTGCACCACGTCCCGATGCGGCCCAACGGCCAGGTTGTGGCGATCTTGCCGGCGCCGGCGTCTCGCTTCGCGGTGCGGGTGTTCGACTGGCTGACTTGGCGCCTGAGCAAAAAGCTCGAGGACGCGCAGCGCAGCGACCTCGGCCTACCGAAGACAACGTCGTCCTCGCCGCGACGGATTGCCGCATTGAGAGCATTGGAAATTCAGGCATACGACGAGGTGGCATTCCCGGGGCTGGCAGCTGAATGGGCGAGATGGAAAGACCAGCGGCCCTTCGTCGGCGCGCTGACGATGGAGTTGGCGACGAGCGCCGATGACGAAGTCGCATCGTGGATTGCCGCGGGCACGCCGCCGATTTTCTTCGGCTTCGGCAGCATGCCGGTGGAATCTCCGTCCGACACGGTCGAGATGATCAGTGGAGCCTGCGCGCAATTGGGTGAGCGGGCGTTGATTTGCGCCGGCTGGAGCGACTTCGACAACGTCCCGCATTCCGATCACGTCAAAATGGTCGCGGCGGTGAACTACGCGTCCATCTTTCCCCTCTGCCGCGCGGCCGTGCACCATGGCGGCTCGGGCACCACGGCCGCAAGTTTGCGTGCCGGAATTCCGACGCTGGTCCTGTCCGTGGACGGTAATCAGATCATCTGGGGAGCTCAGGTGAAACGACGCCTGAAGGTGGGCACCCACCGCCGCCTATCGGCCGCTACCCGGGCATCGCTCGTCGCAGATCTGCGCCGAATCTTGGCGCCTGAGTATGCGAGCCGCGCCCGCGAGCTTGCCGCCCGGATGACGACACCCGCCGAAAGCGTCGCCAAGGCCGCAGACCTGACCGAGAACTTCGCCGGCTCGAGGCGAAGTGCCCGGTAG